The Caldisericum exile AZM16c01 region TGTAAGTGTTGAGGTTTAGATTTTGATTTCTCTTGTAAGGTCGTAAATTACCGGAAATTCTATAAAACCACCTGTAAGAGCAACTAAAAATCCAACGACCGAAATTATAAGGCAAATTACAAGAATTACACCACCTAAAACTCTGCCATAAATTGGGAAATAGTAGATTATTGAACCTAATATTTCAAAAAGGAAAAGCACAAAGCCTTGTTTTGTATGCTCCTTAACAAATGGACTATCTTTTACAAGCAAAAGCGGGAGAATGAAGAGAATCGAAACATAGCTAATGGCTGCAACATATCTATTCTTATTAATATCTTCAATATCAAACTTTTCCATACTTTATTTTACCAAAAGTTTTTATATATGTCTATTTTTTGAAAATCCTTATTATTGTATCAAGTTCTTCTACTTTAAAAACTTTTAGTAAAGCAACATATGAGAGGAGAAATATGAAGCCGCTTCCAACAAACGAAATAAGCACATTAAAGGTTTTTGTATTGTGAATGAATTTTATTACTACACTATAAATAAAATACATTAAAATGACGCTTAATAAACTTGGAATTGTAATTTTTACAATTGAGAGGAAAAATTCCTTGAGTTTTATGGAAGTTTTTATTTCAAGCGCAATTAAAAAAGCGATCGCTTCAACTATAAGCCCAATGCTTATTGCAAGCGGTATTCCCGCATGTCCAAACATCTTAACAAGAGGATAAAAAAGTGCAATATTAATCCCAGCAATAATAACCGAAATAAAAAGCACAAGATACATTTCTTTTAGGGCGTAAAGTACTCTCATAGCAAGGATTGTAATCATTAACGCAAAAATGCCTATCGAGAAGTATTTGAAAGCATATGTTGTAAGCATTACTGCCTCTTCGTTAAAAGCGCCTCTTTTAAAAACGACCTGTACAATTGGATTTGCGAATGCAAACGAAATAACGGTAACGGGAATCCCAAGAATGAGAGCAAATTCAGTGCTTCTTCTGAAAATGCTTGATAGCTTCCCAAAATCACATGCTATTGCAGCCTCTGATAAAAATGGGTAATAAGCCGTTGCAATTGGCACTGTGAGTAAACTTACCCAAAGTTGTCTTAATTTGTTTGCATATTGGATTGATGCAATACTTCCTTCTGAAAGGGTGGAAGCAATCCTATTTGAAAAAAGCGTTACGAAGTAGTTTGTCAGTTGTAAAAGAATTAGGGGTAATGATAGCACAAAAAGGTTTCTTAAAAGGTTTTTGCTTACAGAGAAATATATGCCAAATTTCAAATTAAGGAACTTTTTTGAGTAATAAACCATTATTAGGAATTGTATGAGAAGGCCAATATTCATTCCCAATACATACGAATATATCCCAAGTGTTTTGTGAAAGAATACAAGTCCTAAAATTGTAAACACATTTGCAAGAAGAGGTGTTATTGCAGTTATGAAGAAGTGTTTTTTTGACTGAGCAACACCAAAAAGAAATCCGACAACAGCCCATAGGAATGCAGATATTGAAACAAAGTCTACGAGTTTTGCGGTGAGGATTTTAAGTGTGTCCTCTTTAAATCCAGGCGCAAGTATAGTTACAAGAGCATTTGAAGATACCATTAAAGCAATGGCTAAAATTAGAAATGCGACGAAAATTAAGTTGAAAAGTGCGCTTAGGTCTTTTTCAGCCTTTTCTCTATCATTTGCAAGCTCTTCAAGAAAAAGTGGAATAAAAGATACAACGATTGCAGAGGACATCAAATTCTGAAAAATTGAATTAACAGGTAACGCTGTAGATAAAGCATCAACACTTTTGGAAACACCGAAGTAATTGCTCAAGAATAGGTCTCTTACAAAGCCTAAAAGCTTACTTAAAACATTTGCAAGAGCGAATAGTATTGAAGCAACCTCTGGTGTTTGAGTCCTTTTCATAGTGTTATTATATACAAAAGTCACCTTTTGAGGTAAACTCCTATATAATAGTCTTATGGAGAGTCTTTTTAGTTTTTGCTTGTAGTTTTATCGGGGTTTCTTCACTCGATATGGAATTTTCTTTTAAAAAGAGGCATTGATAAACTCGTTTTATCTACATTGAAAAATTCAAGCTAAACACCTTCGCATTCTTTTTTATTATTTTAAGCTGGATTGCAAATAATATCTACTGGTTTTCGCTTTCCATCTCATATAATTATGGTATCTATCCCTTGTTTATATAATTGCACGTTTTCTTCAGCTTCCATTACCTTGATTACGATAGCGTTTGGTATTCAGAGGTTATTAGTACATTGAAGTTTTTAGGTATTTTCTTAGTAAATTTGGGTGCTTTTGTGATAACTTTTTAAGGAGGGCAATTTTTACAAAACACTTATTGATAAATAAGCCTCAAGTCTTATTACTCCAATTGTTTATTTGTGCTTCTTTGAATTAATTTTATTTGTTCTATTTAGTTTTTAGTTATTTCTACAAAAAGAAGGGAAGTCTTGCATAATGAGTTTCGCATAAATTACTTTTTAATAATCGGGTCTTCTATTTTAATTGTCCTTCCGTATGCAATTGTTCTTTTTGTTATGAGAAGCGCTTCGTTAAATTGTATAGGCTCAATACCCTTGCAAAAAATAAATTTTATGAGAAAATATGTTGATATGGAGATATTGATAAACACATTTAAGGATATAGGCACAAAGACAATTATTCTAAGCGTAATCGATATTCTGATTGTAAGTTTAATTTTTTACGTTATTTTAAGGGCGATACAAAACACAAGGACCCTTCAACTTGCTGAGGGTATCGCTCTGTATTTTATCGGTGTATTTTTGGTATCTTATCTATCTGATAAGATTGGTTTAACGACACTTCACTTTCTTGCAAGCAATTTAATTACCTATTCTTTTATGTTTCTTCCGTATCTTCTTGTTGTGGTGTTCCAACCAGAATTAAGAAAATGGTTTACGGGTCTTGGAAAGAACATAAAACTCCAAGAACCATTGGAAGGGGAAGAAGATTATAGAAGTATCGTTGAAGAAATTGTGAAAGGCGTAAATACAATGTCCTTGAATAAAATTGGTGCACTTATCGTAATAGAGAGAGAAGTGCCTCTTTCTGAATACATGGAGACTGGTGTTGAAATTGGTGCAAAGGTGAAGTCCGAAACTCTTGTAACAATTTTTTTTCCAAATTCACCTCTTCACGATGGTGCAACGATAATAAGAGGTGATAAAGTTGCAGCAGCACGATGTGTGCTTCCTCTTTCTATGGACAAAGAACTTGAAAAAGAGGATATCGGAACTCGCCACAGGGCAGCATGTGGCATAACAGAGGAAAGTGATGCTATTGCTATCGTTGTATCAGAAGAGACTGGAATAATTTCTCTTGCCGTGCGTGGAAAACTTACCCGTTATCTAAGCCCTCTTGAATTAAGAGGTATGCTTTTAGTGATGATTAGGCCGGTCTTAAAAGCAAAGGATAAGGTGAAAAAAGGATGAAATTTTTAAGCAAGATTTTCAATATAAAAGTGATTGCAGTATTTTTTGCAGTAGGACTATGGTACTATGTAAGCATAACACAGGGTCCAGTCATTACAAAAACCTTCAAAAATGTTCCTGTTGTCCCTATAAATGTTTCAAGTGAATCATACATATCAAATGATCTTCCAACGATTTCCGTTGTTGCAGAAGGACCAAGTAAAGTTATTCTTGGATTAAAAGACTCAGATTTTATTGCAACAGTCGACTTATCAAACAAAAAAGAAGGCGATTTCCTAGTTGATGTTGAAATTTCACCGCCTTCATCTGTTATACGAGTTAAATCATTTTCTCCCGACAAAATAAGGGTAATGCTTGAAAGTATTTCAAGTAAAAAATTTCCAATAGTTTCAGAATTCATAAACTCTTCACAAACAACACAATTTTTCCCATCACTTCCGTTGGTTTCACCAAGTTCTGTTATTGCATTTGGGCCAAACTCTGAACTTTCAAAAATAAGGCGGGTATATATTTCCATTGATGTTTCAAAGATCAAAGAAAACACAACTCTTATATTGCCAGTCCAAGTTGAAACTATAGATGGAACAACCTTAAAAAATGTCTATTTAAATCCGTCTTCCGTTGTTGCTGAGGTAAAAGTTTCAGAGGATAATAGTATAGTTACTGTTCCGATAATACCTATTATTAGAAACGCACCACCTCAGGGGTTTGGCGTTAGATCAGTATCTGTAAGCCCATCTGTTGTCACTATTTCAGGCCCAATTAGTGTAATTACAAACATAAAAAATGTTTCAACTGATCCGATTGACTTAACACAAATAACTGCCAAAACAGATTTCACTGTAAAACTTACTCCAATTGATAAAGTAACTTTTCCTATTAATACCTGTAAAATAACAGTTGAAGTAAGCCCAATTGTCTCAAAGACATTGACAGTTCAGGTGAAGGTGCTTGTTGCTGAAGGTAAACAGTATAGTGCTTCTCAAGAAAACATAAATGTTGTTATTAGTGGCTTTAAAGATGTTATTGATTCTATCACATCTGATATGATTAGTTGTACTATCGATGCATCATCCCTTAGCACTGGCTCTTATACACTTCCTGTTGTTGTTTCGGGATTGCCGCAAAATGTTATTCTTCAAACAATTACGCCAGCAAGTATTGAGGTTAAAATATACTGATGAACTACAAAATTTGCTACGAAGAAATCCCTCTAAAAGTTTATACTGACGGAAATAAGATATACAAAATTGAGTTTTTAAAGACATGCAAGGAAAATAATATTGATTTTCTTGCTGAATTTTTGAAATTGCTTAAAGAAGGAAGAAGCGTTTTTTTCATTGATTTTGAAAAAATTGACCCTTCAATTCGCCTAATTCTTGAAACTGTTTACAAAATCCCGTATGGAACGGTTACCACATATGGAGAGATTTCCAAAAAAGTTTTTAATACAAATGACTATGCGCGTTTCGTAGGTTCTGCTCTCTCAAAAAATCCTATACCTGTCCTTATCCCCTGCCACAGAGTTATTGATAGAAATTTAAGGCTTCACGGATTTTCAGGTGGGTTAACGCTTAAAGAAAAACTTCTTAAAGCCGAAGGAATCGAAATAAAAAATGGAAAAGTTGACAAACGCTTTCTTATTAATCTCTAAGCCTTATGGTATTACATCAAGGAAATTTTTAAACGAGATATCAAGGGTTTTAGGAGAAAAACGGATTGGTCACCTTGGCACTCTTGACCCCATGGCAACAGGTTTGCTCTTCGTTGCTTTGGGAAAATACACAAGGCTTTTACCATATGTAAACCTTCAAACAAAGGAATATGTAATTGAAATTACCTTTGGAATTGAAACAGACACGTGGGACATCACAGGAAAAGTTTTAAAAAAAGGAGATGTTTTAGTAAAAGAAGAGGATATTCTTAAAACTCTTCCGAAATTTACCGGAAAAATAAAACAACGGGTACCATTTTTCTCTGCAAGAAAACTCAAAGGTATTGAACTTTACAAACTTGCACGAAAGGAAACCTTTATTGAAACATTCAAAGATGTTGAAATTCTTGGAATTGAATACATGGGTTTTAAAAATAATAAACTCGTTTTAAAGGTTACTTCAAGTTCTGGTACTTATATGCGCTCTCTTGCATACGAACTTGGTCTTGCGTTGGGTGTACCTGCAACTCTTTCTGCAATTGTACGCACGAAGATCGGTAACCTTTCAATTGATTTCACAACGACAATAAATAGGTTGAAGCGAGGTGATTTTTCAAAGGGACTTGTGCCTCCGCAAGCAGTAATCGATATGCCTATGATAATAATTGATGGAACATCCTTTAAATTAGGAAAATTAGAGTCATTAGACAACGCAATCGTCCTTGATAAAACTTACAATTTAATTGGCATCGGTGAGATAAAAGGCACTTTGAAACCAAGGGTCGTAATCGATGAAGATAATAGAATTCCATAAGCCTGTTTCAAAAAAGACTGCCATTGCAATTGGCATGTTTGATGGTGTCCACCTTGGGCATAAGGCACTTATTTCTCAATTATTAGGCAAAAGTGACGAAAAAAATCTCTGCCCTGTTATTTACACATTCTCAAACCACCCAATAAAAGAAGCAAAAAGAAAACTTCTTACAACGCTTAACGAAAAATTATACATTTTTGAGAAACTTGACGTGGAAAATATATACATTGCAAACCTCGAGGAGGACCTTATGACAATGTCCCCGGAGG contains the following coding sequences:
- the truB gene encoding tRNA pseudouridine(55) synthase TruB, producing the protein MEKLTNAFLLISKPYGITSRKFLNEISRVLGEKRIGHLGTLDPMATGLLFVALGKYTRLLPYVNLQTKEYVIEITFGIETDTWDITGKVLKKGDVLVKEEDILKTLPKFTGKIKQRVPFFSARKLKGIELYKLARKETFIETFKDVEILGIEYMGFKNNKLVLKVTSSSGTYMRSLAYELGLALGVPATLSAIVRTKIGNLSIDFTTTINRLKRGDFSKGLVPPQAVIDMPMIIIDGTSFKLGKLESLDNAIVLDKTYNLIGIGEIKGTLKPRVVIDEDNRIP
- a CDS encoding MGMT family protein, yielding MNYKICYEEIPLKVYTDGNKIYKIEFLKTCKENNIDFLAEFLKLLKEGRSVFFIDFEKIDPSIRLILETVYKIPYGTVTTYGEISKKVFNTNDYARFVGSALSKNPIPVLIPCHRVIDRNLRLHGFSGGLTLKEKLLKAEGIEIKNGKVDKRFLINL
- a CDS encoding CdaR family protein; the protein is MKFLSKIFNIKVIAVFFAVGLWYYVSITQGPVITKTFKNVPVVPINVSSESYISNDLPTISVVAEGPSKVILGLKDSDFIATVDLSNKKEGDFLVDVEISPPSSVIRVKSFSPDKIRVMLESISSKKFPIVSEFINSSQTTQFFPSLPLVSPSSVIAFGPNSELSKIRRVYISIDVSKIKENTTLILPVQVETIDGTTLKNVYLNPSSVVAEVKVSEDNSIVTVPIIPIIRNAPPQGFGVRSVSVSPSVVTISGPISVITNIKNVSTDPIDLTQITAKTDFTVKLTPIDKVTFPINTCKITVEVSPIVSKTLTVQVKVLVAEGKQYSASQENINVVISGFKDVIDSITSDMISCTIDASSLSTGSYTLPVVVSGLPQNVILQTITPASIEVKIY
- the cdaA gene encoding diadenylate cyclase CdaA, which codes for MEILINTFKDIGTKTIILSVIDILIVSLIFYVILRAIQNTRTLQLAEGIALYFIGVFLVSYLSDKIGLTTLHFLASNLITYSFMFLPYLLVVVFQPELRKWFTGLGKNIKLQEPLEGEEDYRSIVEEIVKGVNTMSLNKIGALIVIEREVPLSEYMETGVEIGAKVKSETLVTIFFPNSPLHDGATIIRGDKVAAARCVLPLSMDKELEKEDIGTRHRAACGITEESDAIAIVVSEETGIISLAVRGKLTRYLSPLELRGMLLVMIRPVLKAKDKVKKG
- the murJ gene encoding murein biosynthesis integral membrane protein MurJ, with product MKRTQTPEVASILFALANVLSKLLGFVRDLFLSNYFGVSKSVDALSTALPVNSIFQNLMSSAIVVSFIPLFLEELANDREKAEKDLSALFNLIFVAFLILAIALMVSSNALVTILAPGFKEDTLKILTAKLVDFVSISAFLWAVVGFLFGVAQSKKHFFITAITPLLANVFTILGLVFFHKTLGIYSYVLGMNIGLLIQFLIMVYYSKKFLNLKFGIYFSVSKNLLRNLFVLSLPLILLQLTNYFVTLFSNRIASTLSEGSIASIQYANKLRQLWVSLLTVPIATAYYPFLSEAAIACDFGKLSSIFRRSTEFALILGIPVTVISFAFANPIVQVVFKRGAFNEEAVMLTTYAFKYFSIGIFALMITILAMRVLYALKEMYLVLFISVIIAGINIALFYPLVKMFGHAGIPLAISIGLIVEAIAFLIALEIKTSIKLKEFFLSIVKITIPSLLSVILMYFIYSVVIKFIHNTKTFNVLISFVGSGFIFLLSYVALLKVFKVEELDTIIRIFKK